From Ailuropoda melanoleuca isolate Jingjing chromosome 8, ASM200744v2, whole genome shotgun sequence, a single genomic window includes:
- the RABIF gene encoding guanine nucleotide exchange factor MSS4, whose amino-acid sequence MEPAEPLNDLVSAEGRNRKAVLCQRCGSRVLQPGTALFSRRQLFLPSMRKKPALADGSNPDGDLLQEHWLVEDMFIFENVGFTKDVGNIKFLVCADCEIGPIGWHCLDDKNSFYVALERVSHE is encoded by the exons ATGGAACCAGCCGAGCCTCTGAACGACTTAGTGTCAGCCGAGGGCCGAAACCGGAAGGCGGTGCTGTGCCAACGCTGTGGCTCCCGGGTGCTGCAGCCAGGGACTGCTCTCTTCTCCCGCCGACAG cttttccttccctccatgaGAAAGAAGCCAGCTCTGGCTGATGGCAGCAATCCTGATGGCGATCTCCTCCAGGAGCACTGGCTGGTTGAGGACATGTTCATCTTTGAGAACGTGGGCTTCACCAAGGACGTGGGCAACATCAAGTTTCTGGTGTGCGCAGACTGCGAAATCGGACCAATTGGCTGGCATTGCCTAGATGACAAGAACAGTTTCTATGTGGCCTTGGAACGGGTTTCCCATGAGTAA